The following proteins come from a genomic window of Vallitaleaceae bacterium 9-2:
- the pyk gene encoding pyruvate kinase: MNKTKIICTIGPASDNKETFTQLVKSGLSVARLNLSHGNQEYYKKIIAMINEVREELNIPIAILMDTRGPEIRTKTFVDGSAELITGEHTRICHGDFEGTSEKFCVTYPTLHEDVCAGSVILIDDGLIELEVSEIDGEDVICNIKNGGIVKNRKGVNIPNIHLNLPSMTPADESDLIFGIENDVDFIAASFIRTASDVQMIRDHLNKNDGESVKIISKIESQEGIDNIDAIIEASDGIMVARGDLGVETPPEAIPHIQKLIVKKCNEADIPVIIATQMLDSMQVNPRPTRAEVSDVANAILDGTDAIMLSGESAAGKYPIESVRSMRRIAEAAEASMDYQNLFTKIVSRREKSITNSVSHASCSTAMQLKAKAIICPTYSGSTAKLISMYRPNVPIIATTSNPKVQRQLMLNWGVLPLIMEQQTSSDILFYKSVEKTKSLGLVNSGDLVVITAGVPLGITGKTNLMKVQEVD, from the coding sequence ATGAATAAAACAAAAATTATATGTACAATCGGCCCCGCAAGCGATAATAAAGAAACCTTTACCCAACTCGTTAAGAGTGGCTTAAGTGTCGCTCGTCTCAACTTATCCCATGGTAATCAAGAGTATTATAAAAAAATAATCGCAATGATTAACGAAGTTAGAGAAGAACTCAACATTCCCATAGCTATTCTTATGGATACGCGTGGACCTGAAATTCGTACCAAAACATTCGTTGATGGTTCAGCTGAACTAATCACAGGTGAGCACACACGTATTTGTCATGGAGATTTTGAAGGTACTTCCGAAAAATTTTGCGTGACCTACCCAACACTTCATGAAGATGTATGTGCTGGAAGCGTTATCTTAATTGATGATGGTTTGATTGAACTTGAAGTATCTGAAATTGATGGTGAAGATGTTATCTGCAACATCAAAAATGGCGGTATCGTTAAAAATCGAAAAGGTGTCAATATTCCAAATATTCACCTCAATCTTCCATCCATGACGCCAGCCGATGAATCCGACTTAATCTTTGGAATTGAAAATGATGTAGACTTTATTGCAGCATCGTTTATACGAACGGCTTCAGACGTTCAAATGATTCGTGACCATCTTAATAAAAATGATGGTGAAAGCGTTAAGATTATTTCAAAAATTGAATCTCAAGAAGGTATTGATAATATCGATGCAATTATTGAAGCATCTGACGGCATCATGGTTGCCCGTGGTGATCTAGGTGTTGAAACCCCACCTGAAGCCATCCCACATATCCAAAAACTCATTGTAAAAAAATGTAACGAAGCTGATATTCCGGTTATCATTGCAACGCAAATGTTGGATTCGATGCAAGTTAATCCTCGACCAACCCGTGCCGAAGTATCCGATGTTGCCAATGCTATCTTAGATGGTACTGATGCCATCATGCTTTCTGGTGAATCCGCTGCCGGAAAATATCCAATCGAATCGGTTCGTTCAATGCGGCGTATTGCAGAAGCTGCAGAAGCATCTATGGATTATCAAAACTTGTTCACAAAGATTGTAAGCCGACGTGAAAAGTCCATCACCAACTCCGTAAGCCATGCATCATGTTCAACAGCAATGCAGTTAAAGGCAAAAGCGATTATATGCCCTACCTATTCAGGAAGTACTGCAAAACTGATTAGTATGTATCGGCCAAATGTTCCAATCATTGCAACAACTTCTAATCCTAAAGTACAACGTCAGCTGATGTTAAACTGGGGCGTTCTTCCATTGATTATGGAACAACAAACTTCATCAGATATTCTTTTTTATAAATCTGTAGAAAAGACTAAAAGCTTAGGACTCGTTAACTCAGGCGACCTTGTTGTAATTACTGCTGGAGTTCCACTCGGCATCACCGGAAAGACCAATCTTA
- the addA gene encoding helicase-exonuclease AddAB subunit AddA has protein sequence MKFQYTQEQEKIIQDGGRSLLVSAAAGSGKTAVLVQRIIQKITNPNTPISVDQLLIVTFTHAAASEMRERISLAIEKAIEETADEKMMQHLVKQLTMMASANIMTLHSFCLQILKNYYYLLELDPNFRIGNETELALIQEEILDEIFEAAYEEKSPAFIRIVEAFSYGNDDVKIRDIILTIYRFSKSHPNPEAWLNEAVETLKIHDAQELYSTEFFNVLQKHVADNLAVAKSMLPDLHELMALDAGPDKYKDTVTDIEYLLNCYVSALENKDVQALKSAYQSQSIAPLSRKSKGYDKALAEEAKDIINQIKDSLSVVELLCFDEEESIEQVGVIAGDIQELVRLTQLFDMRFSEEKYDKALIDFSDIEHFALALLYDENQVSEIGKRYKDMFHEVLVDEYQDINEVQEAVIQAVSKQEEEKNLFMVGDVKQSIYKFRLARPEIFSQKYRRFSYDDEQQTNEVKIDLAKNFRSRQEVLSFSNHIFKGIMSEAVGDVKYDEKTQLNYGAIQYKQASAKDYRPEILIIEDPKEGESKATIQAQLVANKIHAMVNEKSLAIVDKTGELREVKYQDICILMRSPSKAMEDIKDVLDAKGIPYATDVSTGYFEAIEVQVVLNLLMVLDNPIQDIALVSVLRAPFMGFDEHDLIQLKKIDHTLSIYEALIAYEQVHQESIEEEQSALTKKVHYFLTLYNRLKAEAKYLELHELIQKIYLETGYKNIVRFMDNGSQRMQNLEYLLQQSEAFEASSYKGVFNFVRYIEHMKKYKVDSPEPTYTLDSDNSVTMMSIHKSKGLEFPIVFILDLQKQFNEMDLRETVLMDQDLGLASDYIDIDARTKKRTVFTEALRIKAKNELISEEIRILYVALTRAKEKLYLLATTSDYEKNIEKMMERYSKYADVYVPSGLVQSTRSYLELILMRCNSQSSALYSIRKVHYDEIVEQEAFYELSQEEQKSELKDMLLQSYQREEEWEQDISEYEEEIYKPYAYASSTQKYLSMSVSEIKRKHQENQIEEQQWAYEQLIKSVQEPIPAFMDAALENQPQQGARYGTLMHLVLAKLDFSISWTRESLEAFVQKMVKDNIITSKEGGRISIHALQRFTSSSLYQRILKADSKQIRQEQPFVLQIDDEGDGRMIQGVIDLYFVEEDALVLVDYKTDFLKNQDASILIERYQLQLEYYKKALERMTGKHVKQTIIYSFSLNEALDIIMSTVFENVPKKINN, from the coding sequence ATGAAATTTCAATATACCCAAGAACAAGAAAAAATTATACAAGATGGCGGTCGAAGCCTTTTAGTTTCGGCGGCAGCGGGGTCGGGAAAAACAGCCGTCCTTGTACAGCGTATTATCCAAAAGATTACCAATCCAAATACACCGATATCTGTAGATCAGCTGCTTATTGTGACATTTACCCATGCTGCTGCATCTGAGATGCGGGAGCGAATAAGCTTAGCTATTGAAAAAGCGATTGAAGAGACGGCAGATGAAAAGATGATGCAGCATTTGGTTAAACAACTGACAATGATGGCATCGGCTAATATCATGACTCTGCATAGCTTTTGTTTACAGATATTAAAAAACTACTACTATCTTTTAGAACTTGACCCAAACTTTCGTATCGGTAATGAGACAGAACTGGCTCTTATACAAGAGGAAATCCTTGATGAAATCTTTGAAGCGGCTTATGAAGAAAAAAGTCCGGCTTTTATCCGGATTGTTGAAGCCTTTTCCTATGGTAATGATGATGTAAAAATACGGGATATCATCTTGACGATATATCGGTTTTCAAAAAGTCATCCAAATCCAGAAGCATGGTTAAATGAAGCTGTAGAAACACTTAAAATTCATGATGCACAGGAGCTTTATTCTACAGAGTTTTTTAATGTGCTTCAAAAGCATGTGGCAGATAACTTGGCTGTTGCCAAGAGCATGTTGCCTGACCTACATGAACTTATGGCGCTTGATGCAGGACCGGATAAGTATAAAGATACAGTCACAGATATAGAATATCTGTTAAATTGCTATGTATCCGCTCTTGAAAACAAAGATGTGCAGGCGCTTAAGTCAGCATACCAAAGTCAGTCGATTGCGCCGTTAAGCCGAAAGTCAAAAGGTTATGACAAGGCGCTTGCAGAAGAGGCAAAAGACATCATTAATCAGATTAAAGACAGCTTGAGCGTTGTAGAGCTTCTATGTTTTGATGAAGAAGAAAGCATCGAGCAAGTAGGCGTTATCGCAGGTGATATTCAAGAGCTTGTACGATTAACACAGCTTTTTGATATGCGTTTTTCAGAAGAAAAATATGATAAAGCGTTAATTGATTTTAGCGATATCGAACATTTTGCATTGGCGTTATTATACGACGAAAACCAAGTTTCTGAAATTGGAAAGCGTTATAAAGATATGTTCCATGAAGTGCTTGTTGATGAGTATCAGGATATCAACGAGGTTCAAGAAGCGGTTATTCAAGCAGTATCTAAGCAAGAAGAAGAAAAAAACTTGTTTATGGTGGGTGATGTAAAACAGAGCATTTATAAGTTTCGGTTAGCACGACCGGAGATTTTTAGTCAAAAATATCGACGCTTTTCTTATGACGACGAGCAGCAGACGAATGAAGTAAAAATTGATTTGGCTAAAAACTTTCGAAGTCGTCAAGAAGTACTATCCTTTTCAAACCATATCTTTAAGGGCATCATGAGTGAAGCCGTTGGTGATGTTAAATATGATGAAAAAACACAGCTTAATTATGGTGCTATCCAGTATAAACAAGCAAGTGCAAAGGACTATCGACCGGAGATACTTATTATTGAAGATCCAAAGGAAGGTGAGTCCAAGGCAACAATTCAAGCGCAGCTTGTTGCAAATAAGATTCATGCGATGGTCAATGAAAAGTCTTTGGCTATTGTGGATAAAACAGGAGAGCTACGGGAAGTAAAATACCAAGATATCTGTATTCTTATGCGCAGTCCATCAAAAGCTATGGAGGATATTAAAGATGTATTGGATGCCAAAGGGATACCTTATGCAACGGATGTATCAACAGGGTATTTTGAGGCTATTGAAGTTCAAGTGGTATTAAATTTATTAATGGTTTTAGATAATCCCATACAAGATATTGCCCTTGTATCCGTGTTACGTGCGCCTTTTATGGGATTTGATGAACATGACCTTATTCAGTTAAAAAAAATAGATCATACATTAAGTATTTATGAGGCGCTAATAGCATATGAACAAGTGCATCAAGAATCAATAGAGGAAGAACAAAGTGCGTTAACCAAAAAAGTTCACTATTTTCTAACTTTATATAATCGGTTAAAAGCAGAAGCGAAATATCTTGAACTACATGAACTCATACAGAAAATCTACTTAGAGACAGGCTATAAAAATATTGTTCGTTTTATGGATAATGGCAGTCAACGCATGCAAAACCTGGAGTACTTATTACAGCAAAGTGAAGCCTTTGAGGCATCAAGTTATAAAGGTGTATTTAATTTTGTGCGCTATATTGAGCATATGAAAAAATACAAAGTGGATTCGCCGGAACCTACCTATACTCTAGATAGTGATAACAGTGTGACCATGATGAGTATTCATAAAAGCAAAGGACTTGAATTTCCTATTGTTTTTATTTTGGATTTACAAAAGCAATTTAATGAAATGGATTTGCGCGAAACGGTTTTAATGGATCAAGACTTAGGGTTGGCCAGTGATTATATCGATATTGATGCTCGTACAAAAAAAAGGACGGTCTTTACAGAGGCGCTTCGGATTAAAGCAAAAAATGAGCTAATCTCTGAAGAAATCCGTATTTTATATGTAGCATTAACTCGAGCAAAGGAAAAGCTGTATCTACTTGCAACGACATCAGACTATGAAAAAAATATTGAAAAAATGATGGAAAGATATTCTAAATATGCAGACGTATATGTGCCCTCAGGACTTGTACAAAGTACGCGTAGTTATTTGGAACTGATTCTCATGCGATGCAATAGCCAAAGCAGTGCATTGTATTCCATAAGGAAAGTACACTACGATGAAATCGTTGAGCAAGAAGCCTTTTATGAACTGAGTCAAGAAGAGCAAAAATCTGAATTAAAAGACATGCTACTGCAAAGCTATCAACGAGAAGAAGAATGGGAACAAGACATTAGCGAATATGAAGAAGAGATATATAAGCCTTATGCTTATGCGTCATCCACCCAAAAATATCTCTCTATGTCAGTTTCAGAGATAAAACGAAAACATCAAGAAAATCAAATAGAAGAGCAGCAGTGGGCATATGAACAATTGATTAAATCAGTCCAAGAACCGATTCCGGCGTTTATGGATGCGGCACTTGAAAATCAGCCTCAACAAGGGGCACGCTATGGAACGCTTATGCATCTGGTATTGGCAAAGCTTGATTTTTCCATCTCGTGGACACGAGAATCGTTAGAAGCGTTTGTTCAAAAGATGGTTAAAGACAATATCATTACGTCAAAAGAGGGAGGACGTATCTCGATTCATGCGCTCCAACGCTTTACAAGTTCTTCTTTGTATCAGCGTATTTTGAAGGCGGATTCAAAGCAGATTCGCCAAGAACAACCCTTTGTATTGCAGATTGATGATGAGGGTGATGGACGGATGATTCAAGGGGTTATTGACTTGTATTTTGTTGAAGAAGATGCGTTGGTATTAGTGGATTACAAGACAGATTTTTTGAAAAATCAAGATGCATCGATATTAATAGAGCGTTATCAACTCCAGTTGGAGTACTATAAAAAAGCTTTGGAACGTATGACAGGAAAACATGTAAAGCAAACGATCATATATAGCTTTTCATTGAATGAAGCACTTGACATAATTATGTCAACCGTTTTTGAGAATGTCCCAAAAAAAATTAATAATTAG